Sequence from the Methanomassiliicoccales archaeon genome:
TGCTCTGGAAATGGCAGCCTCATCAGCTCCCAGATGGGACGCGGAACGCTTCGGCATCGTCTACAGGTCCTCTCCGAGACAGTGCGATGTTCTATTGGTGAATGGCTGGGTGACGACAAAACTGCGACCTGATCTGAGGCGCTTGTATGAACAGATGCCGGAACCCAAATGGGTTATCGCAATGGGCGAATGTGCGATCTCCGGCGGTCCCTGGTACGATTCGCATACCGTCGTACAAGGTGTTGATACCTTCATTCCAGTCGATATTTATGTTCCTGGTTGCCCGCCGAGACCTGAAGCTCTTCTCGACGGTTTCCTAAAATTGCAAGATAAGATAAGGGCATCAACGAAAGGCAGATTCCTAGAAGATTGAGGTGGAACTGTGAATTCTACTGGCGGTCTAGAGACATCAGGATCGACAGAGGAAGCGATTGTCGACGCCGTGCGAAAGACCTTTCCAGATGGCGTCACGATAGGAGGTATTGCGCCGAGAAGGATCTTCGCGAGGGCCGATAGGGCTATTATCTACAAACTGTGCGAATTCCTCAAGAATGAGTTGAAGTTCGATCATGTTTCCTGCGTGACTGGTGTTGATAGAATCGATCGTTTTCAGGTTGTTTATCATCTTTCATCCTATGAGAACCGTTGTGTTCTTGAAATCACCGTTGATATTCCTCACGACGATCCTGAAATAGACTCGGTTACGCCCCTCTGGGGCGGTGCCAACTGGCATGAGCGGGAGGCCTACGATATGTTTGGCATCCGCTTCAAGAACCACCCACGGCTTGAACGGATCTTCTTGCCAGAGGATACTCAGTACTTCCCGTTCAGGAAAGACTTCAAGTTGGGGAGGCAGTGAAATGGCTGAGATGTGGATTAACATGGGGCCTCAGCACCCGATGACTCACGGGCTCTGGAACCTGAGGGTCAAAGTCGATGGTGAAACGATCGTCGATGCTGAGCCCGTTGTTGGTTATTTGCACCGTGGGTGGGAAAAGCTCGTGGAAAATCGGATGTACCCTCAAATCATCCCTCTTTCTGATAGGCTTTGTTACGGGGCGTCGATGTCCTGGAGTCACCTCTACTGCCTGACGATTGAGGAGCTGATGGGCGTCGAAGTTCCCGAGAGAGCAGAATACATTCGTGTCATCGTATTGGAACTGCAGAGGATTGC
This genomic interval carries:
- a CDS encoding NADH-quinone oxidoreductase subunit B family protein, encoding MDLSLAPNAIAMSVREFVKWSSELFDDLMRATGVKRAVDKITTPIWSWSLRNSIFPLHFGIACCALEMAASSAPRWDAERFGIVYRSSPRQCDVLLVNGWVTTKLRPDLRRLYEQMPEPKWVIAMGECAISGGPWYDSHTVVQGVDTFIPVDIYVPGCPPRPEALLDGFLKLQDKIRASTKGRFLED
- a CDS encoding NADH-quinone oxidoreductase subunit C; the protein is MNSTGGLETSGSTEEAIVDAVRKTFPDGVTIGGIAPRRIFARADRAIIYKLCEFLKNELKFDHVSCVTGVDRIDRFQVVYHLSSYENRCVLEITVDIPHDDPEIDSVTPLWGGANWHEREAYDMFGIRFKNHPRLERIFLPEDTQYFPFRKDFKLGRQ